In Betaproteobacteria bacterium, the sequence CCGCGATCACCGCCGCCCGGCGCGCGACCGGCGGTGCACTCAGCTCGATATCTTTCGGCAACGATACCCGCACGAGTTCCAGCGTTTCCTCCACGACTTCGTCCACGTTCACCACGGTGCGCTGGCCGCGCGTGCTGCGGCTATAGGTGAGGATCTGGTCGATCAACGCTTTGGCGCGATGTGCGGCAGCAAGCACATTGCCGACATAGCGCTTGAGTATGCTGCCTTCGGGCGCGGCATTTTTCGCCATGTCGCCGTAGCCGAGGATGGCGGCGAGGATGTTGTTGAAGTCGTGCGCGATGCCGCCCGCCATGGTGCCGATCGCCTCCAGTTTCACCGCCTGGCGCAGCCGCGTTTCCAGCTTGTCGCGCTCGGCGTCCGCGAGCCGTCTTTCCGAGATGTCGCGGTAGATCGCATAACTGGCGATCTGGCCGGTCGCGACCAGAATCGGTGCGCCGAGTTCGGAAACGTGCAACCGCAGGCCGTCGTTGCGGATGCGCTCGGTTTCCATGCTGGTATGCCGGCCATGCCGCACCGAGCGCGCCAGGCGCTGCCATTCCGGCCGCAGTTCCTCGGGGACGATCAGCGTATCGAGCGCCCGGCCGCGTACTTGTTCGGCCGTATAGCCGAACATGCGGGTGAATTCGCGGTTGACGCGCGTCACGCGTTGGTCGAGATCGAGCATGACGATCGCCTCCGGCGCGCTCTCGAACAGTTCGTCGAGCAGGGCCGTCTGCACGCGCAACTGCTCTTCGGCGCGCTCGCTGCGGCGCAGATGGCGCAAGACCAACCAGACCAGCGCGATGACGCTGAGGCAAAGCAGTGTGGTGCGCACCGTGCTGTGTATGACCTGGACGTGCCAGGCATCGAGCACCGCGGTCTTCTTCACGCTGACGCCGACCGCGAGCGGATAACCGCCGACGGCCTGGGCCGCGTAGATGCGCTCCTGGCCGTCCGCTGGGCTTTGCAGCAGCGTGGCGGTCTTGTGTTGCCCGGCCAGCAGACTTCGGAACAGGGCTTCTTCCGCGAACGGGCGGCTGAGCTCGTCGCCCGCCGACGGGTAGCGCGCCAGCAGCCCGCCGCCCTGGCGAAACAGGACGACCTCGCTGCCCTCGCCGAGATCGATTGCCTGGTAGAAACGCCGGAAGTAGTCCAGGTCTACCCAGGCAACCGCCACACCCTGGAAACGGCCGCCGGCGTCATTGATACGGCGGCTCAGCGCGATGGCCCAGTTTGCCGCCCCTTCGCTGCGAAACGCTTGTGAGATGAACAGTCCCGAGCCGGTTTGTTGCCGGTGCGCCAGGAAAAACGGCTGCAGGGCGACCCATTCGCGAGGCAGTGTCGCGTCGGCGCCAGTGGCGAGTACGCGGCCGTCTCTGCCGGCGACGAACAGGTTTTCGATATGGGGAATCAATCGCATGCGACCGCGCAGGCGCTCGTGAATTTGCGGGTCGTCGGCGCGCAACCGCGTCATCTGCATGACGGTCGCGGTGTCCTGCACGACGACGTCGACAGCCTGCGCCGCGCTGCGCGTCTGTTCGGCCAGGGTTCGCGAAAGACTGGCGTAGCTCTGCTCGGCCGTTTCGACAACGATGTCCAGCCTGCGCAGGATGTCGTAGAGCTGAACGCTTGCCGTCACGACGACCATCAGCGTCCCCGCAATGCGCAGCGCGAGATGGAAATCGATGCGCGAACCTGCGCTCGGTTTGCCTGGTTGCAACCGCGGATCCTGCGCGTCGGGCGCAATGGAGAGATCGTTCACATGTGCACCGCGCCGGATTTGTCCCGCGGCAGGACTTCCTCGACGGCCGCCAGCAGGTCCCGCCGTTCGAATGGCTTGGCAAGAGCCTTCGCCGCGCCGAGCTTCAGTGCGGTCGCGGCCCAGTTCTGCCTTCCGTCGCGGGCACCGCCTGAAATGGCGATGACCGGCAGTCCTGGCAGCATGCGGCGCGCTTCGTCCAGGGTCTGGGCGCCATCGCGGCCGGGCATGTCCATGTCGGTAATCAGCAGGCCGGCGGGCCGGCTGTGCAGTATCTGCAGCGCGTTTGCGCCGTTTTCGGCCTGGCGCACGCGATAGCCCGCATCACTCAGCCATTCGGCGAGCAGTCCACGCATCAGCGCGTCGTCGTCTACCACCAGAACTTCGATCATGTCTGCAGTTTTCGGCCGTCCGGTGGGTTTGGTCGCCCGCCCGACGAGCCGCCAATATTTCAATTTGAAACTCCGCCCGGCCCGCACGTCGCTATACTAATCTTGCCTGTCGTTGCAGGCCGCAAGCACTACAAAGAACCTATTCTTCAGGCATGAGTATCCCCCGACACATCCTGGTAGTCGATGACGATGCCGACCTGCGTCAGATGGTCGCCGACTATCTGAACGATTACGACATGCGCGTGACCGGCGCGGCCGACGGTGCCGCCATGCGCGATGCCATGGCGCACGAGGTCGTCGACCTGATCCTGCTCGACCTGAAGCTGCCGTCCGAGGACGGCATGCACCTCGCGCGCGAACTGCGCGAGACGTCGAGCGTCCCCATCATCATTGTCACCGGCCGCAAGGACGACGTCGACCGCATCATGAGCCTGGAGCTCGGCGCGGACGACTATCTGACCAAACCGTTCAATCTGCGCGAACTGCTCGCACGCATCCGTGCGATCCTGCGCCGAACGCAGGCGCATCCGTTTCCATACATGGAAGGGCGTGCCCCGCAGGCTTTCCGCTTCGGCGGCTGGGAGCTCGATTTGCGTTCGCGACGGCTCACCTCGAACGAGGGCGAGCGCGTCGAACTGACCCATGCGGAATTTGCATTGCTGGCGGCTTTTCTGGGCGCTCCCGAACGCATCCTCAGCCGCGAGCAACTCCTCGAACTGAGCCGCGGCAACGACGAGAACGTGTTCGACCGCAGCATCGACGTGCAGATCCTGCGGCTGCGCCGCAAGATCGAATCCGACCCCAGCCGTCCGAATCTGATCCGCACCGAACGCGGCGCCGGCTATTTCTTCAACGCCCAGGTGGAAGTCGTCGGGTAGCGGCGGTACTCAGCAAAACCCGAATATCGTCGGCGTCCCTGTCCTTCGACCCCGCCCATCCGAGTGACTTCGAAATTGTGTGAGTGCTCTGGCGCAGCTTCTCGCGCGCTACCGGCACCGACAGCTTGGTATCGCGATGGCGCATGTAGACGATGTTGAGCGACGCGACCGCGCCGAAGTGATCGAAGATCGGAAAGCAGATGTCCACCACACCGCTGACGGTGTCGCTCGGACCCTCGTCGTAGCCGCGTTTACGGATT encodes:
- a CDS encoding PAS domain S-box protein; translated protein: MNDLSIAPDAQDPRLQPGKPSAGSRIDFHLALRIAGTLMVVVTASVQLYDILRRLDIVVETAEQSYASLSRTLAEQTRSAAQAVDVVVQDTATVMQMTRLRADDPQIHERLRGRMRLIPHIENLFVAGRDGRVLATGADATLPREWVALQPFFLAHRQQTGSGLFISQAFRSEGAANWAIALSRRINDAGGRFQGVAVAWVDLDYFRRFYQAIDLGEGSEVVLFRQGGGLLARYPSAGDELSRPFAEEALFRSLLAGQHKTATLLQSPADGQERIYAAQAVGGYPLAVGVSVKKTAVLDAWHVQVIHSTVRTTLLCLSVIALVWLVLRHLRRSERAEEQLRVQTALLDELFESAPEAIVMLDLDQRVTRVNREFTRMFGYTAEQVRGRALDTLIVPEELRPEWQRLARSVRHGRHTSMETERIRNDGLRLHVSELGAPILVATGQIASYAIYRDISERRLADAERDKLETRLRQAVKLEAIGTMAGGIAHDFNNILAAILGYGDMAKNAAPEGSILKRYVGNVLAAAHRAKALIDQILTYSRSTRGQRTVVNVDEVVEETLELVRVSLPKDIELSAPPVARRAAVIADPTHIHQLIMNLCRNAVHAMGAGGRLTVALDVIDEHEDATLSHGLLPAGRYVRLRVEDTGCGMTPEVAARIFEPFFTTRESGTGTGLGLALVQGIVTDLGGAIDVASRPRQGSTFDIYLPRSDAEAIEKADHAAPLPRGHGERVLLVEDEKPLMLLTEEMLAALNYEPAGFTRPSEALEEFRTDPSRFDAVVLDHLMPGMTGTELARQMRQLRADVPVVLISGYTGPVLTQQALSAGIDHILTKPLDLRQIADAISKVLAREFVR
- a CDS encoding response regulator; this encodes MIEVLVVDDDALMRGLLAEWLSDAGYRVRQAENGANALQILHSRPAGLLITDMDMPGRDGAQTLDEARRMLPGLPVIAISGGARDGRQNWAATALKLGAAKALAKPFERRDLLAAVEEVLPRDKSGAVHM
- a CDS encoding response regulator; translation: MSIPRHILVVDDDADLRQMVADYLNDYDMRVTGAADGAAMRDAMAHEVVDLILLDLKLPSEDGMHLARELRETSSVPIIIVTGRKDDVDRIMSLELGADDYLTKPFNLRELLARIRAILRRTQAHPFPYMEGRAPQAFRFGGWELDLRSRRLTSNEGERVELTHAEFALLAAFLGAPERILSREQLLELSRGNDENVFDRSIDVQILRLRRKIESDPSRPNLIRTERGAGYFFNAQVEVVG